Proteins co-encoded in one Mycobacterium mantenii genomic window:
- the dapF gene encoding diaminopimelate epimerase — protein MYFAKGHGTQNDFVVLPDPQAELSLTESAVAALCDRRRGLGADGVLRVTTAGAALAAGVLDRAPDGVAADDWYMDYRNADGSVAQMCGNGVRVFAHYLRASGMEARDEFVVGSLAGPRPVAVHRVDATTADISVDMGKANTLGPGDAVVGGRRFSGLAVDVGNPHLACVDPRLTVEALAGLDVAAPVSFDAAQFPDGVNVEILTAPADGTVHMRVHERGVGETRSCGTGTVAATVAALAGTGTVATGSLTVCVPGGEVVVTITDATSFLRGPSVLVAQGELSEEWWREQQR, from the coding sequence GTGTATTTCGCGAAGGGCCACGGCACCCAGAACGACTTCGTGGTGCTGCCGGACCCGCAGGCCGAGCTGAGTCTGACCGAGTCGGCGGTGGCTGCGCTCTGCGACCGGCGGCGCGGCCTGGGCGCCGACGGGGTGCTGCGAGTGACCACCGCCGGTGCGGCGCTGGCGGCCGGAGTGCTCGACCGGGCGCCCGACGGCGTGGCCGCCGACGACTGGTACATGGACTATCGCAACGCCGACGGGTCCGTCGCCCAGATGTGCGGCAACGGCGTGCGGGTCTTCGCGCACTACTTGCGGGCCAGCGGCATGGAGGCCCGCGACGAATTCGTGGTCGGGTCGCTGGCCGGCCCGCGGCCGGTCGCCGTGCATCGCGTCGACGCGACCACCGCCGACATCAGCGTCGACATGGGCAAGGCCAACACGCTGGGCCCCGGTGACGCCGTCGTCGGGGGCCGGCGATTTTCCGGCCTGGCTGTCGACGTGGGCAACCCCCACCTGGCCTGTGTCGACCCGCGCCTGACCGTCGAGGCGTTGGCGGGGCTGGATGTGGCCGCGCCGGTGAGCTTCGATGCCGCCCAATTCCCGGACGGGGTGAACGTCGAGATTCTCACCGCACCGGCCGACGGGACGGTGCACATGCGCGTCCACGAGCGCGGAGTCGGCGAGACACGTTCGTGCGGCACCGGGACGGTCGCGGCCACGGTCGCCGCGCTGGCCGGCACCGGGACGGTGGCGACCGGCAGCCTGACCGTGTGCGTGCCCGGTGGCGAGGTCGTCGTCACCATCACCGACGCCACCAGCTTCCTGCGCGGACCGTCGGTGCTGGTGGCCCAAGGAGAACTCAGCGAGGAATGGTGGCGCGAGCAGCAGCGTTAA
- the hflX gene encoding GTPase HflX: protein MTEPEFRHHAPAIPEPSTGELALEDRSALRRVAGLSTELTDVSEVEYRQLRLERVVLVGVWTDGSAADSEASMAELAALAETAGSQVLEGLIQRRDKPDPSTYIGSGKAQELREVVLATGADTVICDGELSPAQLTALEKAVKVKVIDRTALILDIFAQHATSREGKAQVSLAQMEYMLPRLRGWGESMSRQAGGRAGGSGGGVGLRGPGETKIETDRRRIRERMSKLRREIKEMKQVRDTQRSRRLRSDLSSIAIVGYTNAGKSSLLNALTGAGVLVQDALFATLEPTTRRAEFEDGRPYVLTDTVGFVRHLPTQLVEAFRSTLEEVVDADLLVHVVDGSDVNPLAQINAVRQVVSEVFADYGADHDGEPPPELLVVNKIDAASDLTLAKLRHALPGAMFVSARTGDGIDALRRRIAELAVPADTAVDVVIPYHRGDLVARLHADGRVQQEEHNAEGTRIRARVPVALAGRLREFAAR, encoded by the coding sequence ATGACAGAACCTGAATTTCGCCACCACGCTCCGGCAATCCCGGAGCCCAGCACGGGTGAACTCGCCCTCGAAGACCGGTCGGCGCTGCGCCGCGTCGCCGGCCTATCGACCGAGCTCACCGACGTCTCCGAAGTCGAATACCGCCAGCTGCGGCTCGAGCGGGTCGTCCTGGTGGGCGTGTGGACCGACGGCAGCGCCGCGGACAGCGAAGCCAGCATGGCCGAGCTGGCCGCCCTGGCCGAGACCGCGGGCTCGCAGGTGCTCGAGGGGCTGATCCAGCGCCGCGACAAGCCCGACCCGTCGACCTACATCGGCTCGGGTAAGGCCCAGGAACTGCGCGAAGTGGTGCTGGCGACCGGCGCCGACACCGTCATCTGCGACGGTGAGCTGTCCCCGGCGCAGCTGACCGCACTGGAAAAGGCGGTCAAGGTCAAGGTCATCGACCGGACCGCGTTGATCCTGGACATCTTCGCCCAGCACGCCACCAGCCGGGAAGGCAAGGCACAGGTATCGCTGGCCCAGATGGAATACATGCTGCCGCGGCTCCGCGGCTGGGGTGAGTCGATGTCCCGGCAGGCCGGTGGCCGGGCCGGCGGCAGCGGGGGAGGCGTGGGCCTGCGCGGTCCCGGTGAAACCAAGATCGAGACCGACCGGCGGCGCATCCGCGAGCGCATGTCCAAGCTGCGCCGCGAGATCAAAGAGATGAAGCAGGTCCGCGACACCCAGCGCAGCCGCCGGCTGCGCAGCGACCTGTCCTCGATCGCCATCGTCGGCTACACCAACGCCGGCAAGTCGAGCCTGCTCAACGCGCTGACCGGGGCCGGGGTGCTGGTACAGGACGCGCTGTTCGCCACCCTGGAACCCACCACCCGGCGAGCCGAGTTCGAGGACGGCCGGCCGTACGTGCTCACCGACACCGTCGGGTTCGTCCGGCACCTGCCCACCCAGCTGGTCGAGGCCTTCCGCTCCACGCTGGAGGAGGTCGTCGACGCCGACCTGTTGGTCCACGTCGTCGACGGCTCCGACGTCAACCCCCTGGCGCAGATCAACGCGGTCCGCCAGGTGGTCTCCGAAGTCTTCGCCGACTACGGGGCCGACCACGACGGGGAGCCACCGCCCGAGCTGTTGGTGGTGAACAAGATCGACGCCGCAAGCGATCTGACGCTGGCCAAGCTTCGTCACGCCCTGCCCGGCGCCATGTTCGTCTCGGCGCGCACCGGCGACGGTATCGACGCCCTGCGCCGCCGGATCGCCGAGCTCGCCGTTCCCGCCGACACGGCCGTCGATGTGGTGATCCCGTACCATCGCGGCGATCTGGTGGCCCGCCTGCACGCCGATGGGCGAGTCCAACAGGAGGAGCACAACGCCGAGGGCACCCGCATCAGGGCCCGGGTCCCGGTGGCCCTGGCCGGTCGGCTGCGCGAGTTCGCGGCTCGCTGA
- a CDS encoding acyl-CoA dehydrogenase family protein — translation MSSAIKYQRTLFEPEHDLFRESYRGFLERHVAPYHDEWEKAKIVDRGVWLEAGKQGFLGMAVPEEYGGGGNPDFRYNTIITEETTAGRYSGIGFGLHNDIVAPYLLALATEEQKQRWLPKFCTGELITAIAMTEPGTGSDLQGIKTRAVKQGDHYVLNGSKTFITNGINSDLVIVVAQTDPEKGAQGFSLLAVERGMEGFERGRHLDKIGLDAQDTAELSFTDVKVPAENLLGQEGMGFIYLMQNLPQERISIAIMAAAAMEQVLEQTLQYTKERKAFGKPIGSFQNSRFVLAELATEATVVRMMVDEFVRLHLDHKLTAEQAAMAKWYCTEKQVHLIDRCLQLHGGYGYMREYPVARAYLDARVQTIYGGTTEIMKEIIGRSLGV, via the coding sequence ATGAGCAGCGCCATCAAATACCAGCGCACGCTTTTCGAGCCAGAGCACGACCTGTTCCGTGAGTCCTACCGGGGCTTCCTCGAGCGCCACGTCGCGCCGTACCACGACGAGTGGGAGAAGGCGAAGATCGTCGACCGTGGTGTGTGGCTAGAGGCGGGCAAGCAGGGCTTCCTGGGCATGGCGGTGCCCGAAGAGTACGGCGGCGGTGGCAACCCCGATTTCCGGTACAACACGATCATCACCGAGGAGACCACCGCGGGCCGCTACAGCGGCATCGGCTTCGGCCTGCACAACGACATCGTGGCGCCCTACCTGTTGGCCCTGGCCACCGAGGAGCAGAAGCAGCGCTGGCTGCCGAAATTCTGTACGGGAGAGCTGATTACGGCGATCGCGATGACCGAGCCGGGAACCGGCAGCGACCTGCAGGGCATCAAGACCCGCGCGGTCAAGCAGGGCGACCATTATGTGCTCAACGGATCAAAGACGTTCATCACCAACGGAATCAACTCCGACCTGGTGATTGTGGTCGCACAGACCGACCCGGAGAAGGGTGCGCAGGGCTTCTCGCTGCTCGCCGTCGAGCGGGGCATGGAGGGCTTCGAGCGCGGGCGCCACTTGGACAAGATCGGGCTCGACGCGCAGGACACGGCCGAGCTGTCGTTCACCGACGTCAAGGTGCCGGCCGAAAACCTGCTGGGCCAAGAGGGTATGGGCTTCATCTACCTGATGCAGAACCTGCCACAGGAACGGATCTCGATCGCCATCATGGCGGCCGCGGCGATGGAGCAGGTGCTCGAGCAGACCCTGCAATACACCAAGGAACGCAAGGCATTTGGCAAGCCGATCGGCAGCTTCCAGAACAGCCGCTTCGTGCTCGCCGAACTGGCGACGGAAGCGACCGTGGTACGGATGATGGTCGACGAATTCGTTCGCCTGCACCTGGATCACAAACTCACGGCCGAACAGGCCGCGATGGCCAAGTGGTACTGCACCGAAAAGCAGGTGCACCTGATCGACCGCTGCCTGCAACTGCACGGTGGCTACGGCTACATGCGTGAATATCCCGTTGCCCGTGCCTATCTGGATGCGCGGGTGCAAACCATCTACGGCGGCACGACCGAGATCATGAAGGAAATCATCGGCCGCAGCCTCGGCGTATAG
- a CDS encoding LGFP repeat-containing protein — translation MRRLIGSALVSLTTTALATVLLAPTAVASPIGDAEAAIMAAWDKAGGDTSPLGARKGDVYPVGDGFALDFDGGKMFFTPATGAKFAYGPVLDKYESLGGPAGSDLGFPTINEVPGLAGPDSRVITFSASDKPVIFWTPEHGPHVVRGALNTAWDKLGSSGGVLGVPVGDETYSGEVSSQNFSGGQVSWNRQTKQFTTEPPALADQLKGLQVAIDPTASINTAWRAAGGPTGPLGAKQGGQYPVGGDGIAQNFAGGKVFFTPATGANAVESDILAKYESLGGPVGSDLGFPTTNETDGGIGPSSRICTFSAADKPVIFWTSDHGAFVVRGAMRAAWDKLRAPAGKLGAPVGDQSVSGDVISQQFTGGKISWNRAKNTFTTEPANLAPLLSGLQVSGQNQPSTSAVPAHPKKFTWHWWWLMAAIPVLALLVLLVWMLFVWRRRRSGHEDAAGYAPEHGGDFGYDAEGPWGRDDSDLDAEPLRLSAPQQPEPAPEAARVSWQRQMPAESEYGFTDADPDAIVTDSIPVVSEEMLSEADYADAGADYTDYTDGVPEVAESETADDAAYVDADEYDAGYADTEYAEDEYADVAVPHTPPDTEAVTGALETAEPEDEYHELATPEQDVESLEETPADVGTGAGAVAAGTLARSGRHAAADDEDGSENGLAGPDGRPTIHLPLDDPYQAPEGYPIKASARYGLYYTPGSDLYQDTLAEIWLSSEEVALANGFTRAD, via the coding sequence ATGCGCAGGCTGATCGGAAGCGCGCTGGTCAGCTTGACGACTACCGCACTGGCCACCGTATTGCTGGCCCCCACGGCGGTAGCGAGCCCGATCGGCGACGCCGAGGCGGCGATCATGGCCGCATGGGACAAGGCCGGCGGTGACACGTCGCCGCTGGGTGCCCGCAAGGGCGATGTCTACCCCGTCGGCGACGGTTTCGCCCTGGACTTCGACGGCGGCAAGATGTTCTTCACCCCGGCCACCGGGGCCAAATTCGCCTACGGGCCCGTCCTGGACAAATACGAGTCGCTCGGCGGGCCGGCGGGCAGCGATCTGGGCTTCCCGACCATCAACGAGGTGCCCGGCCTCGCCGGTCCGGACAGCCGGGTAATCACATTCTCGGCCAGCGACAAGCCGGTGATTTTCTGGACCCCCGAGCACGGCCCGCACGTGGTGCGCGGCGCCCTCAACACCGCCTGGGACAAGCTCGGCAGCTCGGGCGGGGTGCTCGGGGTGCCCGTCGGCGACGAGACCTACTCCGGCGAGGTGTCGTCGCAGAACTTCAGCGGCGGCCAGGTGTCGTGGAACCGGCAGACGAAGCAGTTCACCACCGAGCCGCCGGCGCTGGCCGACCAGTTGAAGGGCCTGCAGGTGGCGATCGATCCCACCGCGTCGATCAACACGGCCTGGCGCGCGGCCGGCGGACCCACCGGACCCTTGGGCGCCAAGCAGGGCGGGCAATATCCCGTCGGCGGCGACGGCATCGCCCAGAACTTCGCCGGCGGCAAGGTGTTCTTCACCCCGGCCACCGGCGCAAACGCCGTCGAGAGCGACATCCTGGCCAAATACGAGTCGCTCGGCGGACCGGTCGGCAGCGACCTGGGATTCCCCACCACCAACGAAACCGACGGCGGCATCGGGCCTTCCAGCCGCATCTGCACTTTCTCCGCCGCCGACAAGCCGGTCATCTTCTGGACCTCCGACCACGGCGCGTTCGTCGTGCGCGGGGCGATGAGGGCCGCATGGGACAAGCTGCGCGCCCCCGCCGGCAAACTGGGTGCGCCGGTCGGCGACCAGTCCGTGAGCGGCGATGTGATCTCGCAGCAGTTCACCGGCGGCAAGATTTCGTGGAACCGGGCGAAGAACACGTTCACTACGGAACCGGCCAACCTGGCGCCGTTGCTGTCGGGCCTGCAGGTGTCGGGCCAGAATCAGCCGAGCACTTCGGCCGTGCCGGCGCATCCCAAGAAATTCACCTGGCACTGGTGGTGGCTGATGGCCGCAATTCCGGTGCTGGCGCTGCTCGTGCTGTTGGTGTGGATGCTGTTCGTCTGGCGCCGGCGCCGGTCCGGGCACGAGGACGCCGCGGGCTACGCGCCCGAGCACGGCGGGGATTTCGGTTATGACGCCGAAGGGCCCTGGGGGCGGGACGATTCCGACCTCGACGCCGAGCCGCTCCGGCTGAGCGCGCCGCAGCAGCCCGAACCGGCACCGGAGGCCGCGCGGGTCAGCTGGCAACGTCAGATGCCGGCCGAGAGTGAATACGGGTTCACCGACGCTGATCCCGACGCGATCGTCACCGACTCCATCCCGGTCGTCTCCGAGGAGATGCTGTCGGAGGCCGACTATGCCGATGCCGGAGCCGACTACACCGACTACACCGACGGCGTTCCCGAGGTCGCCGAGTCCGAGACGGCCGACGACGCCGCATACGTCGACGCGGATGAATACGATGCTGGCTACGCGGACACGGAGTATGCCGAGGACGAGTATGCCGACGTCGCCGTTCCGCACACCCCGCCGGACACCGAAGCCGTGACCGGCGCCCTGGAAACCGCCGAGCCCGAGGACGAATACCACGAGCTCGCAACGCCGGAGCAGGACGTCGAGTCCCTAGAGGAGACCCCCGCGGACGTCGGGACGGGAGCCGGTGCGGTCGCGGCCGGGACGCTGGCACGAAGCGGTCGGCACGCCGCCGCGGACGACGAGGACGGCTCGGAGAACGGTTTGGCGGGCCCGGACGGACGCCCCACGATTCACCTGCCGCTCGATGACCCGTACCAGGCGCCCGAGGGGTACCCGATCAAGGCCAGCGCTCGTTACGGCCTGTATTACACGCCGGGCAGCGACCTGTATCAGGACACGCTCGCCGAGATCTGGCTGTCGAGCGAAGAAGTCGCGTTGGCCAACGGCTTCACCAGGGCCGACTGA
- the lexA gene encoding transcriptional repressor LexA, giving the protein MGDSNDNSPADPDGRLHSVDTSLTERQRTILNVIRASVTSRGYPPSIREIGDAVGLTSTSSVAHQLRTLERKGYLRRDPNRPRAVDVRGADDDVAAPATEVAGSDALPEPTFVPVLGRIAAGGPILAEEAVEDVFPLPRELVGEGTLFLLKVVGDSMVEAAICDGDWVVVRQQNVADNGDIVAAMLDGEATVKTFKRAGGQVWLMPHNPAFDPIPGNDASVLGKVVTVIRKV; this is encoded by the coding sequence ATGGGCGACAGCAACGACAATTCACCGGCCGATCCCGACGGCCGGTTGCACTCCGTCGATACCTCGCTGACCGAACGGCAGCGCACCATTCTGAATGTCATCCGCGCCTCGGTCACCAGCCGCGGCTACCCGCCGAGCATCAGGGAGATCGGCGACGCCGTCGGTCTGACGTCGACGTCGTCGGTGGCGCACCAGCTGCGCACCCTGGAGCGCAAGGGGTACCTGCGCCGCGACCCGAACCGCCCGCGCGCGGTCGACGTCCGCGGGGCCGACGACGACGTGGCGGCGCCCGCCACCGAGGTGGCCGGGTCGGATGCCCTGCCGGAGCCCACGTTCGTCCCGGTGCTCGGGCGCATCGCGGCCGGCGGCCCCATCCTTGCCGAAGAGGCCGTCGAAGATGTCTTTCCCCTACCGCGCGAATTGGTCGGCGAAGGAACGCTTTTCCTGCTCAAGGTGGTCGGAGACTCGATGGTCGAGGCCGCGATCTGTGACGGCGACTGGGTGGTGGTGCGTCAGCAGAACGTCGCCGACAACGGCGACATCGTCGCGGCGATGCTTGACGGCGAGGCCACCGTCAAGACATTCAAACGCGCCGGCGGTCAGGTGTGGCTGATGCCGCACAACCCGGCGTTCGACCCCATCCCCGGCAATGACGCGAGCGTGCTGGGCAAGGTTGTCACGGTCATCCGCAAGGTGTGA
- a CDS encoding LysM peptidoglycan-binding domain-containing protein gives MTVIHTPAPRTSSLRRPINGPVQGARYGRDGLTRPRRPAPSRPAVAPTRYYGTGVAMSVAPHRRRSATWASTIGLALAAGAITLWLGLVANVGQALNGDSTTSAAHVPDRLAVVRVDAGESLQDFAHRVAPDAPTTQVADRIRELNDLHSPTLMAGQALIAPVG, from the coding sequence ATGACAGTCATCCACACGCCTGCGCCGCGTACCAGCAGTCTTCGGCGCCCGATCAACGGTCCCGTCCAGGGTGCTCGATATGGACGAGACGGCCTGACCCGGCCTCGCAGGCCCGCGCCGTCGCGGCCGGCGGTTGCGCCGACGCGCTACTACGGCACCGGGGTGGCAATGTCCGTAGCTCCCCACCGCAGGCGTTCGGCCACCTGGGCTTCGACCATCGGGTTGGCACTGGCCGCCGGGGCGATCACGCTGTGGCTGGGTCTGGTCGCGAACGTCGGCCAGGCGCTCAACGGTGACTCCACGACGTCGGCGGCGCACGTTCCGGACCGGCTCGCCGTCGTCCGCGTCGACGCGGGGGAGTCGCTTCAGGACTTCGCGCACCGGGTGGCGCCCGACGCGCCGACCACTCAGGTCGCCGACCGCATCCGTGAACTGAACGATTTGCACTCGCCCACCCTGATGGCGGGTCAGGCCCTGATCGCCCCGGTCGGCTGA
- the nrdR gene encoding transcriptional regulator NrdR: protein MHCPFCRHPDSRVIDSRETDEGQAIRRRRSCPECGRRFTTVETAVLAVVKRSGVTEPFSREKVISGVRRACQGRQVDDDALNLLAQQVEDTVRAAGSPEIPSHEVGLAILGPLRDLDEVAYLRFASVYRSFESADDFEREIQALREHRGVATPG, encoded by the coding sequence ATGCATTGTCCGTTCTGCCGTCATCCCGACTCCCGGGTGATCGACTCGCGCGAAACCGATGAAGGGCAGGCGATCCGCCGCCGCCGATCCTGTCCCGAGTGCGGACGACGGTTCACCACCGTGGAGACCGCCGTCCTGGCGGTGGTGAAACGCAGTGGCGTCACCGAGCCGTTCAGCAGGGAGAAGGTCATCAGCGGCGTGCGCCGGGCTTGCCAGGGGCGTCAGGTCGATGACGACGCGCTGAATCTGCTGGCCCAGCAGGTCGAAGACACCGTGCGCGCCGCGGGTTCGCCGGAGATCCCCAGTCACGAGGTCGGCTTGGCCATTCTGGGGCCGCTGCGCGACCTCGACGAGGTGGCCTACCTGCGGTTCGCCTCGGTGTATCGGTCCTTTGAGTCCGCGGACGATTTCGAGCGTGAAATCCAGGCGCTTCGGGAGCACCGGGGAGTGGCGACCCCGGGCTGA
- a CDS encoding peroxynitrite isomerase, which produces MPTDLHPDLAALAPLLGTWSGQGAGKYPTIPPFDYLEEVVFSHVGKPFLAYGQKTKAAADGKPLHAETGYLRVPQPGHVELVLAHPSGITEIEVGTYSVTGDLIEMQMSTTTVGLTPSAKEVTALGRSFRVDGDELSYTVQMGAVGQPLQDHLAAVLHRQR; this is translated from the coding sequence ATGCCCACTGACTTGCATCCCGACCTCGCGGCGCTGGCCCCCCTGCTTGGGACCTGGTCCGGCCAGGGCGCGGGTAAGTACCCGACGATCCCGCCCTTCGACTATCTCGAAGAAGTCGTGTTCTCCCATGTCGGCAAACCGTTTCTGGCGTACGGGCAGAAAACCAAGGCGGCAGCCGACGGCAAGCCGCTGCACGCCGAAACCGGCTACCTTCGCGTGCCCCAACCGGGCCACGTCGAACTGGTTCTGGCGCATCCCAGCGGCATCACCGAAATCGAGGTCGGCACCTACTCGGTCACCGGTGATCTCATCGAAATGCAAATGTCGACCACGACCGTCGGGTTGACTCCTAGTGCCAAAGAGGTGACGGCGCTGGGTCGTTCCTTCCGCGTGGACGGCGACGAGCTCTCTTACACGGTGCAGATGGGTGCGGTCGGGCAACCGTTGCAGGACCACCTCGCCGCGGTGCTGCACC